The following nucleotide sequence is from Corynebacterium atypicum.
GTCGCGGGCGTTCCGCGAAAAGCCCTCCACGTAGGAGCGCAGGTTACCTTCCAGGTTGTCAGGATCGTTCTTGAGCGTGTGCAGCGTGAACCTGGAGGTGTTCCAGAACGGGTAGCCCGTAGCTCTCGCGTATTGGATGCGCTTGACCTCAGCCGGGACACCCTTCTGGTCACGAATCTGGGCAACTTTGTCCTTCGTACTCACGAGAACCGAATCGAGACGGGTAAGCACCGTGAACGGCAAGATCACGTCCCCGTACTCGTGCTCCTTGTAGTCACCGCGCAGCAGGTTCGCAATCTTCCAAATGAAGCTGACATAGTTCGTTGTTTTCTCAGTGCCCATTCGGGTCAACTCCATCTTCCATCAATCGCTCGTAACGCTCATGCGACATGACCACCACGAGAGGCTTTCCGTAACGCAACACGTAGGCCACATCGTCACCATCAGCCACTTCCTTGAGCAGCTTCGATGCCTGACCACGTCCAAGGTCGCCAATGTTGATGTGCTTCATCGACTTCTTCGCCGTACGCTTCCGCACCATCGTATCCTTCACCACGAGTTACCGCCAACGCCTCATTTTC
It contains:
- a CDS encoding type II toxin-antitoxin system Phd/YefM family antitoxin — protein: MVKDTMVRKRTAKKSMKHINIGDLGRGQASKLLKEVADGDDVAYVLRYGKPLVVVMSHERYERLMEDGVDPNGH